GGTCGCCAACAGTGTCAGGTTGATGGTCGCACCGATCAATTCGGCCCGGCGATAGCCGAACGTGAACCGCGAACTTGCTTTCCGACGTGAGATTCGACGTGCGATGTAGGCGATCAGCAATGCATTGGCATCGCTGAAGTTGTGGGCGGCATCGGACAATAGGGCGACGCTGCCCGACCAAATGCCGGCGATCACTTGGGCGACCGTTAACAACTGATTCAGTGCGACGGTCCACAGCAAACGGCTGTCGGGAATGGAATCGTAGGCACTGCCGCTGGTCAGCCCGTGGTGGTGCGGTACCACACCGTGCCCGCAATCATGGCAATCGTGGCTGTGGTCTGCGGGCATTGATTCCCTGCTGGGGAAGATGGGGCGTCGTGTGAATTGGCTCGTTGGAGCAAAGTTTGACGAGCCGTCTGACTCAAAAAGGCACGCTCCAGCTGCAAAAAACGGTTATATTCAACGCTGTCGGAAAATTCGCCTTGTCGACAGGTTCAACACTAGCAAAGTTGGCGGCGAGCGTGTTTTTTCCATCTTTCCCCCGGTCTTTTTGGGGCATTCTGGGGCGTAGGAAGGGGGGGGGCACGCGTCCTAATCCAGGCTTGGCTGATTTACCAATTCCTTCATGTTTGCCCCCGACCATCCGACCGGATCTTTTCTTGCACACCTGGACCCGCCGAATCGCTTTGATCGCCTATTTGGTGGGCGGATGGCTGATGCCTGCGGCGCACCATCACGGGCACGGCAAGTGTGTTCTCCACGCGGTTTGCTCTGACGGCGCGGTCGACCAATCGGGCTGTGGGTGCGAACACGGCACGGTCGGATGCGACGATTCATCACCGTCAGCTCTCTCAGGTCAGGATCGGTCGTATTGGCGGGTGGCGACGGCGGAAGATGTTTGTCACGGCCTGTGCACGCTTTGTGTGGTGCGTGGCATGTCGGGTTCGCACGAACAATCGATATCGGCAATCCAGGGAGTGGTCGCTGCGCAAGCGTCGGGCGAGTTTACTGATCGACGCCAGGAAGTCTGGCGTTGGGGGGCGTCCCCTCCCCGCGGGCCTCCGGCGAAAGTTTGATTTCATCGTTTCCTTTCTCGTTGGTCCAATCGGACAGGTTCGTCGGCTGCGCCGCATGGATCATTCATCAACGAGACCGGGAAATTCATTCCACGAAAATCGAACTTCACTTGCCGAACCATGAATCTCTTCTCTGGCGTGACCCGCCGCAACAAGACAGATTCGTCATCGAATCGAAACGCATTTACCTTGGTCGAATTGCTGTTGGTGATCGCGGTCATCGGCATCCTAATTGGCCTATTACTGCCCGCAGTTCAAGCCGCACGCGAATCAGCGCGGCGGATGTCCTGCCAAAATAACTTGCGGCAGATCGGAATTGCACTTCACAACTACCACAGTGCGTACCGGCGACTCCCCAGCGGTTGGATTGCCGCCGACGAAGACCATCATGAACCGGGATGGGGGTGGGCGGCTGCGATCTTGCCGCAGATGGAACAAGTCTCGGCCTATGACCGAGTCAATTTTTCACTACCGATCGAAGAAGCTGAGCATGCGGCCGTTCGTACCAGCTCGATTCCATCGTTTGTTTGTCCCAGTGACACCTTAAGCCTGTTGTTCGCCATTGCCGAAGGCGAAGAACACGAGCACGATGATCATGAAGACGAAGATGGGCACGAAGGTGATGACGATGACGAGGATCATGCACATGATCACGAAGACGGCGTGAACGTCGACTTAGGTCCCCATTTCCTGTTTGATGTCGCCAAGAGCAATTATGTTGGCGTCTATGGTACGACAGATATTCACGACGATCTGTATGACGGGGATGGACTGTTCTATGGAAACAGTCAGCTGCGTTTCCGTGACATCTACGACGGATTGAGCCAGACCATCATGGTGGGCGAGCGTAGCGGGCGACTAGGCGGTTCGATTTGGCATGGAGTCATTCACGATGCCAACGAACCAGCCGCCCGAATCGTGGGGGCCGCCGACCATGTTCCCAATGATCCGGTGGGACACTTCGAAGATTTTGGTAGCTATCACCCTGGCGGTGCCCAGTTCATTCTGTCCGACGGTTCGGTTCGAATGTTGACCAAGTTTATCGATTTGGACATCTATAAAGCGCTGGCGACACGCAACAACAAGGAAGTCATCGGCGGCGATGATTTCTAGA
The DNA window shown above is from Crateriforma spongiae and carries:
- a CDS encoding DUF1559 domain-containing protein, producing the protein MNLFSGVTRRNKTDSSSNRNAFTLVELLLVIAVIGILIGLLLPAVQAARESARRMSCQNNLRQIGIALHNYHSAYRRLPSGWIAADEDHHEPGWGWAAAILPQMEQVSAYDRVNFSLPIEEAEHAAVRTSSIPSFVCPSDTLSLLFAIAEGEEHEHDDHEDEDGHEGDDDDEDHAHDHEDGVNVDLGPHFLFDVAKSNYVGVYGTTDIHDDLYDGDGLFYGNSQLRFRDIYDGLSQTIMVGERSGRLGGSIWHGVIHDANEPAARIVGAADHVPNDPVGHFEDFGSYHPGGAQFILSDGSVRMLTKFIDLDIYKALATRNNKEVIGGDDF